The sequence TTGGCGACGAAGGCAGTGGCGCGTGGATTGGCCGCCGCGCACTCGGTATAGTTGCGGCCGCTGCTGATGGGCGGGAACCATCCACCGAGTTGACGGGAGCGATTCTTACTGCAGCTGAGGCGAATGAACCTTCGGAGCTCATTCCATGGGGCATCGCAGCGACACCGATGGACCTTGCCATGCTTGCTCCCATCGTTTTCAACGCTGCATCGGGCGGCGACATTCGCGCCAACGCACTAGTGTCGCTGGCGGTCGAAGAGCTAGTGCTTCATGTGCGGGCGCTCGCGATTCGACTTTTCGGCGACGATCGCGCAGCGGCGCCGGTTGCGTTCGCCGGCGGGCTGCTGCAGAAGGGAGCGCCCCTCAGAAAGCGTCTCGAGCACCGGCTTAGGTCGGCTGTGCCTGGGGCTCAGCTGAGAGCAGGCGATATCATCGCGGCGCGAGGCGCGGTGAAGGCGGCGATACACATGCTTCAAGGCGCCGATGGCAATGCCTCAGTTTTGCCGGTCGCGCCGACGGTGGGCAAGCCGATCGAGTAGCCGGCCGCGCGCGGAAAGCGCGACGATACGCTCGGCAGAGGGCGCAAGTTGGTTGGAAGCCCGAAGCGGCGTAACGGAACTGCGGAACTGCGTGTTTTCAGGTTGTGCAGATGCCTGGCCCCAGCCGTCAGTAACTGCAAACTGAGAAACGCCGACCCATCAGTTGTCTGTAACAAATGACTCCAGCAGGCGAGGTCGGGGGTCAGGGAGGATTTCTTTCCGTGCGGATTTCTGGAGGCCCGCGGAATGAAAGGGCGGGCGGAAGATACATGGGGCGCGTGAAGTTTCGGGCGTGTCAGATTTTAAAAAGCTTCTCGTTTGGCAAAAGGCCCATTCGTTGGCACTTGAGTGTCATCGCGTTGGGACCGCAATGCGAGGAACCGAACATCCAAGTCTTCGCAGTCAGATGGTCGAGCGGCGATGTCGATCCCGGCGAACATCGTTGAAGGGGTCTCAGGACACCCGGCGCGAATTTGCGCGCTACCTGAAAATTGCGGTCAATTCGGCCGCTGAGCTGGAGTACCACTTGATAACAGGCCGCGATATCGGCGCCATCGGGAAGCCCGATTTCCTGTCTCTCCTCAATCAGCTCGTGGAGGTAAGAAAGATGCTGCACGGCTTGCTCAACTATGCGCGCAAGTCCGAGGCAACCCTCGATGCCACGACACACTGAATCCCCAGCCGCCGCCTGGCCCCTGAACCTCGCGTGCTGGAATCATTGGTTCCCGACGACTGACGGGTCGGCTTTTCTCAGTTTGCGGCTACTGAAACCCGATGCCAGGCTTCTGCACAACCTCAAAACTCAGCTTTTTATCTCACGCCGCCAGTGACTGCTCCACCGCAACATCGGGTACCGGCACGAACTCCCCTTCCCACCGTGCCATCACCACCGTTGCGAGACAGTTGCCCACAAGATTTACGGTCGTTCTCGCCATGTCCATCAGCTCATCGACACCCAGGATGAGTGCCACGGCCTCGAGCGGCAGCCCGAACGACGCCAGCGTTCCCGATAGAATCACGAGCGAAGCACGTGGCACTGCTGCGACGCCCTTACTGGTTACCATCAGCGTCAGCATCATGATGAGCTGCTGGCCGAAGGTCATGTCGACGCCAGCCGCCTGAGCCGCGAACACCGACGCGACCGCCAGGTAAAGCGTAGTACCGTCCAGATTAAACGAGTAGCCGGTCGGCATCACGAACGCGACGATTCGCCGCGGCACGCCGATGCGCTCCATCGCCTGCATCGCGCTTGGCAGGGCGGCTTCTGACGATGTCGTCGAAAACGCGATGAGTGCCGGGGCCTTCACTGCTTTCAGGAACTGTCTTATCGGCACCTTGAACATGATCGCGACAGGGACCAACACGAAGGCGACCAGAACGATCAGAGCCCCGTATAGCGTCAGGATCAGCTTGCCGAGGTTGATGAGAACTCCGACGCCGCTATGACCGACGGTGACAGCCATTGCGGCGCCGATGCCGATTGGCGCGTACCTCATGACGATGCCCGTAAACTTGAACATCACCTCGGCAAGCCCTTCAGCACCCGCAAGTACGAACTCTTTCGGCTTCCCGCGTACCTGCGATAGCGCTATCGCGAACAGGATGGAAAAGAACACGATCTGCAGCACGTCGTTTTTTGCGGCCGCTTCGAAAAAGCTCTGTGGGACAATGTGCTCCAGGAATCCACCAGCTGTCGGGGTATTCGCGGCGAGTTTCTGTCCCTGGTCTGCCGATCCAGCCAAAACCACTCCTTCGCCAGGCCGCACCAGATTCGCGGCCCCAAGCCCGATGAACAGCGCCAGCGTGGTGACAATCTCGAAATAGATGATCGACTTGAAGGCAAGCCGGCCGACGCGCTTCATGTCGTCGCCATGGCCAGCAATTCCCATCACGAGCGTTCCGAATATGATCGGCACGATGATGGACTTGATCATCCGGAGGAAAACTGTGGATAGCGGCTTGAGCGACTGGGCAAAGTCGGGAGCGAGCCATCCAAGTATGGCCCCGACAACCATGCCGATCAGGATCCACTTGGTCAGCGAGACCCGGCGTAGCTGAGTAAAGACGTTCATCAGGCGTTCGGTGGAGGTTCAGTCACGGGCGCGGTGCCGCGGCGAAGCGTTGAATGACGATAGCCATAGGCAAAGTAGATCGCTACACCGATCGCCAGCCAGATGCCGAACCGCTCCCATGCCCGCACCGGGAGGCCGGTCATGATATAAATGCACGAGCCAGCGCCGACCAGCGTCACCGGCCACACAAACGGCACTCTGAAAGGCCGGGGCCGGTCTGGCTGGGTGTATCTCAGGACAAGCACTCCGATACAAACAATCGCGAATGCCGAGAGCGTTCCAATATTGGTGAGATCGTAGATCTCGTTCTCGTCGGCGAACAGGGCACCAACTCCTACCGCAATCCCTGTAATGAGCGTGGTAATGTGTGGTACCCTTGATTTTTTGCTGACCTTCGATGCCCACCCCGGAAGCAAACCGTCGCGGCCCATGGCGAAGAAGATGCGCGGCTGCCCGTACTGAAACACCAGGAGCACAGCAGTGAGCGATATCACCGCGCCCAGCGCAACGATCCAGCTCGCCGTCCCGAGCCCCGCGAGGGTGAGTGCTCTGGACAACGGATCGGCCGCCTTCAGGTCGGTATAAGGCACGATGCCGGTCGCGACTGCGCCGACGATGACGTAGATGACCGTGCAGATTGCGAGACCACCAAGAATTCCTATCGGCATATTGCGTTGAGGATTCTTTGTTTCTTCGGCCGCGGTGGAGATGGCGTCGAAGCCGATGTAGGCGAAGAAGATGATCGCCGCGCCCTGGTGAATTCCGCGCCAGCCATTCGGCGCAAAGGGCACGTAATTCGAGGTGTCGATATGCATCGCGCCAATCACGACGAACAACCCCAGCACCAGCAGCTTTATCACGACCATGACGTTGTTGACGCGTACGCTCTCGCGCACGCCCCGCAGCAACAGCCAGGTAATGGCCATAACGATCGCAAACGCGGGAATATTCAGCAGCACCGGTATTCCGGCGATGCGTGGCGCAGTCTGCATCAAACCCTGCACTGCCGGATCGGAACTGAGCGCCACCGCCCTGTATCCGTGCGTCGCCCACGCAGGAAACGCCAACCCGAATGCTGACAGGAACGAGCTGAAATACCCGCTCCAGGCGACTGCGACGGCGACGTTTCCGACTGCATACTCGAGGATCAGATCCCAGCCGATAATCCACGCCACCAGCTCGCCGAGGGTCGCGTACGAATACGCGTACGCGCTTCCAGCCTGCGGAATCATCGACGCGAGTTCGGCATAGCACAGGGCCGCAAGGCCGCACACAGCTCCGAGCAGGATGAAGGACACCACCAACGCCGGCCCCGCACCATACCGTACAACCACACCGCTCGGCAATATTTCACCCGCCGCGGCCGTGCCGATGGATGAGAAAATCCCGGCACCAATCACCGCCCCGATCGCGAGCATGATCAAATCGCCTGCTCCCAACGCGCGTTTTAACGCGTTGGGATGTCCCTCCTCAGCGAGAAGGTCGGCAATCGGCTTCCGCGCGAAGAGCGAATTCATGCTGCGCTGCTACTTCTCGATTCGCATGCCATAGAAAGAGCGGTGCACGAAGAAGATGGAAATCAGGAAGAAGACGCCCGCCAGTACGTGACTGAGCAATGGCCCGCGTTCAGCAGTAAGCGAAACGGCAAGCTCCACAGCAAGGAGTCCGAACAGCGTCGTGAACTTGATCACAGGATTGAGAGCCACCGAAGATGTGTCCTTGAATGGATCGCCAACCGTATCACCGACAACCGTTGCCGCGTGAAGCTCGGTTCCCTTCTGCTTGAGCTCGACTTCCACGATTTTCTTCGCGTTGTCCCATGCGCCACCGGCGTTTGCCATGAAGATCGCCTGATACAACCCGAACAACGCAATTGAAATCAGATAGCCGATGAAGAAATACGGCTCAACGAACGCGAACGCGAGGGTCGAGAAGAATACCGTGAGGAAAATGTTGAACATTCCCTTCTGCGCATATCTGGTGCAGATCTCGACGACTTTCTTGCTGTCCTCGACCGATGCCTTCGCCGCACTTTCGAGGTTGATGTTCGCCTTGATGAACTCCACCGCCCGGTATGCACCGGTCGTGACAGCCTGAGTCGACGCGCCGACGAACCAATGGATCACGGCGCCACCTGCGATCAGGCCCAGGAGAAATGGCGGATGCAGAATAGAGATGTATTGCAGGAACTCCGGCTGCAACCCCTGAGTGAGTGACACGATGATCGAGAAAATAAGTGTCGTCGCACCAACGACCGCGGTACCGATCAAAACCGGCTTGGCGGTGGCCTTGAACGTATTGCCCGCGCCGTCATTCTCCTCGAGAAGGTGTTTGGCGCGTTCGAAATTGGGCGTAAACCCATAGTCCCGGTTGATCTCTGCATTGATGTTCGGCAGTTGCTCGATGGTGGAAAGCTCGAACACTGATTGAGCATTGTCCGTCACGGGGCCGTACGAATCGACGGCAATCGTCACCGGACCCATCCCCAGAAATCCGAATGCGACGAGACCGAACGCAAACACCGCAGGTCCGATCATGAGTGTCTCGAAGCCGAACGTGCTCACACCGTATGCAATGGACATGAGGATCATGATCGCCATGCCCAGCCAGTAAGCGCTGAAGTTTCCGGCGACGAGCCCGGATAGAATGTTCAGCGACGCACCGCCTTCGCGCGAAGACGTCACCACTTCCTTGACGTGCGTTGATTCGGTCGACGTAAAAATCTTCACGAGCTCTGGAATGATCGCGCCGGCCAGCGTGCCGCAGGTAATGACCGTCGACAGCTTCCACCAGAGGGAACCATCGCCGAGGTCAGGGATAAGCAGCCACGACACGAGGTAGGTCATCACCACTGACACGATCGAGGTGAGCCACACGAGTGACGTAAGCGGCGCCTCGTAGTTCATGTTGTCGGCATTCACGTAGCGCGCCTTGGCGGCTGCTTCATTCATCAGATAGGAGACACCGCTGGCAACGACCATCATGATCCGCATGGCGAAAATCCAGACCAGCAACTGCACCTGGACGACGGGTGACGCCACCGCCAGCAGGATGAATGAAATCAGGGCGACACCCGTGACCCCGTAGGTCTCAAAGCCGTCCGCGCTCGGTCCAACCGAGTCGCCGGCATTATCCCCGGTGCAGTCGGCGATGGTGCCCGGATTGCGGACATCGTCTTCCTTGATATTGAAGACGATCTTCATGAGATCGGCGCCGATGTCGGCGATCTTGGTGAATATTCCGCCGGCGATTCGAAGCGCGGCCGCGCCGAGTGATTCACCGATCGCGAAACCGATGAAGCACGGACCCGCGTAGTCGCCCGGGATGAACAGCAGGATACAAAGCATCAGAAACAGCTCGACGCTGATGAGCAGCATGCCGATGCTCATGCCGGCCTTGAGCGGAATCGAATAGCACGGATACGGCTTGCCCCTGAGACTGGCGAAGGCAGTGCGCGAGTTGGCGAAGGTATTGATACGAATGCCGAACCACGCAACGCCGTAGCTGCCGGCAATGCCGATGAGGCTGAACAGCAGGATTATCGCGACCTTGGTTGCCTCGAAATCGAGCAGAAATCCGAAATACAGCAGAATCACGAACCCGATGAACAGCTCGAGGATCAGAATGAACTTTCCCTGCGTGATCAGATAAGTCTTGCAAGTCTCGTAGATCAGCTCCGAGATCTCGAGCATCGATCCGTGCACCTCCATCTTCTTCAGCTGACCGTATATGACGAGGCCGAAGAGAAGTCCGAGTATGCAGACCAGCAGTCCGCCGGTGAGCAGCGTCGTTCCCGACATTCCAAGAAACTCGACTGCGCCGAGGTCAGGTATGATGAGATTTGCTTCGCCGCCCGGTCGGTGCACTGGAGCCGGCTCGACGGAAGTGCCTGTCGCGGGGCCTGCCTGAGCCAAGCCGGTCGCCGCGGATAACGTGCTGCCAGCGAGGGCAATCAGCGCAACTGACATTACAGTCACAGCCCGACGGAACAGCGGGTGAATCCAAATCGTCATCGAAAATCTCCTGAGGGTAAAAAACTGGCGCCCCGATCCGGCGCCATGGCGGGAAGCAACATCAACGTTCAACAGCTCATTCTTTCAGTTCTCGAGGCACAAGCGGCGTCGCGCTTCCGCTCCGGGGGCGCACATTGTCAAGCTTGCGGAGACATCTTGCGCCAGAGCGAATACACGGGTATGCCGATGGCCACGAGAACGAGGCCGGACAGTGCCTGCGCCCTCGTCTTGTCAGCGATCAGCAGGACAATCGCAACCGTACCCGCCAACAGAATGTAGAGCCCTGGCAGGACGGGATAGCCGATCGCGCGGTACGGGCGTTCAGCGTCGGGTTTCGTGGACCTGAGGATGAACAACCCAACGGTCGTGAGTACGTAAAATATCAACGCTGCGAAAATGACGAAGTCGAGTAGCTGGCCGTAAGTCCCCGTAAGGCACAGCAGGCTTGTCCAGACAGCCTGTACGATCAATGCGGTTGAGGGAACCCGATTGACGTTGAGCTGCGCGGCGCGCTTGAAGAAAAGACCGTCGCGAGCCATCGCGTAGTAGACTCGCGACCCGGCGAGGATCAACCCATTGTTGCAGCCGAACGTCGAGATCAGAATGGCGCTCGCCATTATCGTTCCGCCTATCGCGCCGAATATCACCTCCGCAGCCGCACTTCCGACACGATCCTGCGTCGCGTGCTGAATGCCACGGCCTATAACAGACGCGGCATCCTTGGCGCCGTCAAGCGGCAGCACGTTGAGATAAGCAATGTTGGCCAGAAGGTAGAGCGCGCTGACCAGTCCGGTTCCCATCAGCAGGGCGAGCGGAAGATTTCGCTGCGGATTCTTTACTTCAGCTGCCGCGAACGTGACGTTATTCCACGCGTCGCTCGAGAAAAGCGATCCCACGAGTGACGCACCGAAAGCGATGAGAAACACCGACGAAACATCGACATTGCCGGTAAACCTGCCGGGGCCGAAGTTGGCGGCGACGGCGTCGGCATTTCGACCAACGGTGAGAGCGAGAAGAATGAGCGCGGCAAGCGCCCCCGTCTTCACCACAGTGAGCGTGGTCTGGACAAACTTTCCTTCCTTGACGCCGCGGAGATTGATCCACGTCAAAACCCATACGCTCAGGAGAGCGATGAGCCGCTGGGGCGACAGCCCCATCTCCACGAGTCCGCCAGGGGTATTGAAATCGATCTGCGGAAACCAGGAAAAGCGGTCGGGTGTGATGCCGGGCCATAGGACTCCCAGGAAGCGCCCGAATCCTACAGCCACGGCCGCAATCGTTCCCGTTTGAATGACAATGAACAGCGTCCAGCCGTATAGAAAACCCATGAGGGGCCCCATGGATTCACGCAGGAACACGTACTGGCCTCCCGCACGCGGATACATTGCAGCGAGCTCGCCGTACGCAAGCGCGCCGAGCATGGTGATCACTCCGGCGACGACCCACGCAAGCATCAGCCACAGGGGCGAGCCGACCGTCCGCGAAATATCGGCCGACACAATGAAGATTCCGCTGCCAATCATCGATCCGGCGACGAGCATCGTCGCGTCGGTGAGCGTCAGCGCCTTGACGAAGTCACCCGACGTCGGAGTTCCGTCGGGGGATCTCGGGTCGTCATCGACCTGCTCGGGCGCGTCGTATGTGCCGGGCATATTCGTCATCCAATAACTCCGCGGGTATGGATACCGTCTGTCGCCCGGTGATCAGCGGGCGGAATCTACAGGCGACGCCGGTGTACTGCTAGGAGGCAGGACAGTCTGGATTCAGAAGATGAATTGGATGTCTACGGTGTCTCGTATCGGGGTTCCATCGGCCTTGACCCCCGGACGGAACCGAAGTGCGAGCAGAACCTCACGCAGTCGGCGGTTGTATCCGCCATCGCGGGATGGGTTGAAGCCGAGCAGCGTCGACTTCCCTTTTTCGTCAACATCGAAGTAAGCCGTCAGGTGATACCCTCTGAGCGACGAAGGCGCCGGAAGTGGTGGCAGGAAAAACTGCGTTGGAGTGGGAGGAAAACTGCTTCCGGGACCTCCTCCTGTGCCTGGACCATTTGCCGATCCTGTGCCCGTCCCGACGCCCGATCCAACTCCGCCCCCGCTTCCCGGTCCGGCGCCCGCTGACCCGCTGGTGCCAGCGCCACTTCCGGCAGGCCCGGTTGTAGCCGCACCCGTTGGCGGTAGCACGGACGGCGCCTGGGCGAGAGGCACCGCGGCGGGTGGCACCACCGGCACCGTCTTCGGCAGTTCCATCGGGATTGGCGCAACGAGCGCTGCCGCGTCGGGAGCAGGTGGCTTGATGCGAACGAATTGCAAACGCTGTGCGGCACCGGAACGTCCGCCCCCTGAACCTCCCCCGCCTCCGCCCGCCGGCCCTGCACCGCCGCCGCCAGTGGCAGGTTCAGCCTTGAAACTCTTACGAGCTATTGGAAACAGAACGAGGAAAATGATCAGCGCATGTGCAAAAAGAGAGGCGGCGACACCCTTCCACCGCCCCTCTCTGCTGCTTCGTGGTACGCCGACGGGCGCTCGGTACCGGTTACCTATGGAGCCGCCGGATCCTTATCCTTCGGAGACACACCGATGACCTTGACGCCAGCCCCGCGGGCGACATCCATGGCATAAATCACCTGAGAATACTTGACGGCCTTAGGTGCACCCTTGACGAAAATGATCTTCTCAGGACGCGCCTTGTAAATCTCGGTCAACCGTGCCAGCAACCGCGCCTTTGGAACCTCCTCTTTGTTCACGAGATACTTTTCGCCAGCAAGTACTTCGAGCACGATCTGCGGAGGCGGATTGGTGCTCTCAGTGGTTTCGATGGGATCAGGTAGCTGAAGATCGATCGCCTTCCTCGACATCGGCACCACGAGCATGAAGATGATCAGCAGTACCAGCAGCACGTCGATCATCGGAGTGACGTTGATCTCGTTGGTTAGAGCCCCGCCTTCCCCTCCAGTAGACATTGACATCAGTCTTTACCGCCTGCGGGTTTGCCACCACCCAGAAGGTTATCGGTGGCAATCAGGGAAACAGTCCCTGGCTGCTGATCCGTGATCATTCCCGTAACGCGAACTTCGTTCTTCGAGGCGATGTCGAGAGCGTCGAGAACCTTCCCGTACTCGAGATCCTTGTGCGCCTTTACATACAACAGTTTGTCATCCTCACGATTCTCGTAGATCGTCTTGAGACGCTGAGCGAGCTCCGCGTTTGGAATCGGCGCCTTGTTCAGGAAGTATTGCCCGTTGGCGTCGATGCCGAGAACCTGGTCGCGATCCTCCTCCGGATGTGGCTTGAGGTTCACGCCCTGCGGAGGAATCGCCTGAAAGCCGGCGCTGATCGCGGGAATGACGAGCATGAAGATGATGAGGAGAACCAGCATGACGTCGATCATCGGCGTCACGTTGGGTTCTGCCTTGATATTACTGCGCGTTGCGCCTGATGACATGGACATGGGCCGGAACTCCTTGCGCTAATTCGAGATAGGCGCGGATCCGGCCGTAGCCGTGGTGTTGAATTCGCGGGTGAAGCGCGACCGGCCGAACTCGCCGCTCACGTTCTTGATCATGTAGTCGATCATCTCCTTCGAGGTATACGTCATCTCGGCGGTGAGATTATCGATCTTGACCTGGAAGAAGTTGTACGACCACACCGCCGGAATTGCGACGATGAGTCCGAACGCCGTGGTAATGAGTGCCTCGGCCACACCGGCGGAGATCGCGGAAAGTCCGCCGGAGCCGGACGATGCCATACCGACGAACGCGTTGACGATACCCATCGTTGTTCCGAGCAACCCGACGAATGGAGCGGTCGCGCCGACCGTGGCGAGAATGCCGAGGCCGCGCTTCAGATCGGTGATCGTCATCAGCATCTCGCGCTCGATCGCGCGCTCAGCCGAGTTGATATCACCGACGTTGACTGTGCCATCCTGAATCAGCGGCTTGATTTCCGTAAGCGCGCCGCCAAGGACGCGGGCAACATGCGACTTCTTGTACTTCTCGGAAAGCGTGACCGCTTCAGTGAGATTGTCTTCTTCGAGAAACTGCGAAAATTCAGGAGCGAACTTACGGGTTTCCTTCTGGGCTTGCTTCAGATCCCACCACTTTTTGATCGTGACCGTGAGCGACCAGATGGACATGAAGAGAAGCGTGAAGACGATGCCTTTGGCGAACCAGCCCATTTCATGCCAGAGGTCGATAAGAGAAAGTCCCATGGTATTTGATTCCCGGTTGGTTGTTGTTGTGGTTGGTTATCTGTCGAGCTTGAACTGGAAACTCTGCTGCACGAGCTGCTTTACCTTCTTTCCGCCGACTTCGGCCGCGTAGAAACGCATCTGCGGCAGCGCGGTGCGGACCGCGTTTGCAAACATGTCGTTGGTAGCCTTGAGGACCTTGAATGAGCTCGTCTCGGCTTTGCCGTCCTCGTTGACGACGAACTGCGCCTGTACTTCACCCTCGACTCCCGAGGATCGGAGTGCATCGGGATAGCGCGGGCTGCCCGTACCCGGAATCTGGGCGACAGGCTTCTCGACCTGAAAATCGAAATACGGCTCGTTGCTGATTTTCTGCGGCGTACCGCCAGCGACACCGGCAGCAACTCCGCCCTTTACGCCCTTGCCACTGAAGTCGGCTTCATTCGTGACTTTCTTGCTGAGATCAATATCCGGAATCTTGATCGGAATATCGACCGGTGCCTGAAGCACCTGGAAGCCTTTCGGCGGCGGCGCCTTCATGACGACATCCTTCGGCGGCGGCGGCGGCGGCTCCTTGGGCTTGGGCGGCGGAGGCGGTTCCTTCTTCATTTCGACGAACTGGATCTTTTCGTTCTTCGTCTTGTCGTCGGCGATCCCGGCACGCGCAGTCGCAATGACGGCGAGCGCGATCAGACCTCCATGGAACACCATGCTGAACATGGTTCCGCCTGCAAGCTTCTGCTTCTTGGGCTGCGACTCGATCAGTAGATTGAACATTGATTCACCGAGTTGAGTATGGGTGAGTTGTAGCTTATTCGCACCCGGGTCCCGAAGTAATAGCAGGAAGATTAAGAATCCATGAAATCGGTCTTAATCGGCGATTCATGCTTTCACCTGCGTCGGCAAGGGCAGCGTTACAGTAAAGAGACTGCCTTTCCCCAATCGCGACGATGCAGTCAGCGTGCCACCATGTGCCTGAGCGATCCACTGGCTGATGGCGAGACCAAGGCCGAACCCGCCGCGCTCCGACATGCGCGAACGTGCGCGGTCGGCCCGCCAGAACCGTTCGAAGATGTACGGCACGTCCGCAGCAGCAATTCCAATTCCCGTATCCCGAACCGCAAATGTCACGTTGTCGGGATGAACTCCAAGTCCGATATCTACTTTCCCGCCAGGCGGAGTGTACTTGATTGCGTTAGTCACGAGATTGAGAAACAACTGGCGCAACCTCGTCGGATCACCCATCACTGTAATCGTTGCCGTGAAGGGAAGATTCACAGCGACTCCCGCGCCTTCCCCAAGTATCTGCGCGGTCTCGTAAACATCCTTCACCAGTGGCTCGAGCTCGACCGGCTCGCGGTGGATGTCAAACCGTCCTTCGTCGGCGCGCGCAAGAGTGAGCAGGCTTTCGACGAGATCGGCCATCCGCGTCGTCTCATGCAGCGCCTCCTCCAGCGCCACCATTCTTTCGTCTCGCGACGGCTCGCTCATCGCCCGCTCGACGTCAGCCCGCATCACCGTCAACGGAGTCTTGAGTTCGTGACTCGCATCGGCAGTAAACCGTCGAAGCCCCATGAACGAGCTTTCGAGGCGCTCGATCATTGCATTGAGCGTCGACACCAGACTCGCAAACTCACGCCCCGAGTTATCCATGCTCAGCCGGCGGTGAAGGCTGCGACCGTCGCTGATCGCCGCGACATCGTGCGTCAGCTTGGCGATTCGCTGCGAGGTGAGTCCGAATGCCGCGTAGGCCCCCCAGCCCGCCAGTGCAATCAGAACTGGAGCAATGATAAAGAACGTCACTATAAACTCGCGCGGTAATGCGGTGCGCGAGCGCGTAGGCACTCCCACAACGACCCTGCCGAGGCTCGCCGTCGGGCTGGAGAGCGCATTCGCGATGAGCAACAGCCGCTCGTTCGCTGTTGGCAGCGACAGCAAGCCGGCCGGGCCTCCAACGCGCAGATTGACGAGCTGCCCCGCTAGCAGCGAAGAATCGGAAGCACCCAACCGCTGTGCCGCGGGAGACTGGTAAATGGGAATACCCCGGGTATCGGTTATTACCAGGTAGTCCGGAAACGCGCCGAGCATCGACCGCAGCAGCGGAGTGACGAACAGCGCCTGACCGGCGGTATCGCGTCCGACGACGGTTTGCACGCCTTCGCGCGTCTCACGAATCACCGTCGCCGCTAATTCCGCCTGCGTTGCGGCATGTCGCGCGATATCGCTGTATACGGATGCATTCCGCACCTGCCAGACGGTCAGGCCCAGCGCCGCAGTGACGGCGACGAGCCCAGCTACGAACGAGGCAGTAAGGTTCGTCCGGGTGGATGCCACAATGCTTCAGCGGCTCACGGTTTGCGGCTCGTCGCGAATCACGTAGCCGACCCCGCGGATCGTGTGGATCAGTTTCGTGGCATGCGCGGCGTCGATTTTTTTCCGCAGATGATTGATGACAACGTCGACGATGTTTGTGCCGGGATCGAAATGATATCCCCACGCATACTCGGTGATGAGCGTGCGGCTCATCACCCGGTCGGAATGCCTCATCAGATACTCGAGAACTGTGTATTCCTTTGGGGTCAGCTCGATCGATTCGCCAGCGCGGGAAACCTCCCGCGTGTCAAGGTGCAGCGAGAGATCGGCAACCTTGAGCGCCGGTGACGCCAGCGCGCGCGGGCGTCGTGAAAGTGCTTCCACCCGCGCAAGCAGCTCCTCGAAGGCGAAAGGCTTGGTCACGTAGTCATCGGCACCTGCCCGCAGAGTTTCAACTTTGGCGTCGATGGCATCCTGGGCAGTGAGGACCAGCACCGGACGCTCGAAGCCACGCCTCCGCAGGTCGTTGAGCACCTGAAGGCCCGGCTTGCCCGGCAGCCGCATGTCGAGAATGACGAGATCGTAGTTGCCCGAAAATGCCATCTGCTCGCCGTCGTCGCCGTTTGCAACGAGATCCACACCCCAGCGCTGCTCTTCGAGGCCTCGCTTCACGAACTGGCCTACTGTGGGGTCATCCTCG is a genomic window of Gemmatimonadaceae bacterium containing:
- a CDS encoding sodium-translocating pyrophosphatase, producing MTIWIHPLFRRAVTVMSVALIALAGSTLSAATGLAQAGPATGTSVEPAPVHRPGGEANLIIPDLGAVEFLGMSGTTLLTGGLLVCILGLLFGLVIYGQLKKMEVHGSMLEISELIYETCKTYLITQGKFILILELFIGFVILLYFGFLLDFEATKVAIILLFSLIGIAGSYGVAWFGIRINTFANSRTAFASLRGKPYPCYSIPLKAGMSIGMLLISVELFLMLCILLFIPGDYAGPCFIGFAIGESLGAAALRIAGGIFTKIADIGADLMKIVFNIKEDDVRNPGTIADCTGDNAGDSVGPSADGFETYGVTGVALISFILLAVASPVVQVQLLVWIFAMRIMMVVASGVSYLMNEAAAKARYVNADNMNYEAPLTSLVWLTSIVSVVMTYLVSWLLIPDLGDGSLWWKLSTVITCGTLAGAIIPELVKIFTSTESTHVKEVVTSSREGGASLNILSGLVAGNFSAYWLGMAIMILMSIAYGVSTFGFETLMIGPAVFAFGLVAFGFLGMGPVTIAVDSYGPVTDNAQSVFELSTIEQLPNINAEINRDYGFTPNFERAKHLLEENDGAGNTFKATAKPVLIGTAVVGATTLIFSIIVSLTQGLQPEFLQYISILHPPFLLGLIAGGAVIHWFVGASTQAVTTGAYRAVEFIKANINLESAAKASVEDSKKVVEICTRYAQKGMFNIFLTVFFSTLAFAFVEPYFFIGYLISIALFGLYQAIFMANAGGAWDNAKKIVEVELKQKGTELHAATVVGDTVGDPFKDTSSVALNPVIKFTTLFGLLAVELAVSLTAERGPLLSHVLAGVFFLISIFFVHRSFYGMRIEK
- a CDS encoding amino acid permease — its product is MTNMPGTYDAPEQVDDDPRSPDGTPTSGDFVKALTLTDATMLVAGSMIGSGIFIVSADISRTVGSPLWLMLAWVVAGVITMLGALAYGELAAMYPRAGGQYVFLRESMGPLMGFLYGWTLFIVIQTGTIAAVAVGFGRFLGVLWPGITPDRFSWFPQIDFNTPGGLVEMGLSPQRLIALLSVWVLTWINLRGVKEGKFVQTTLTVVKTGALAALILLALTVGRNADAVAANFGPGRFTGNVDVSSVFLIAFGASLVGSLFSSDAWNNVTFAAAEVKNPQRNLPLALLMGTGLVSALYLLANIAYLNVLPLDGAKDAASVIGRGIQHATQDRVGSAAAEVIFGAIGGTIMASAILISTFGCNNGLILAGSRVYYAMARDGLFFKRAAQLNVNRVPSTALIVQAVWTSLLCLTGTYGQLLDFVIFAALIFYVLTTVGLFILRSTKPDAERPYRAIGYPVLPGLYILLAGTVAIVLLIADKTRAQALSGLVLVAIGIPVYSLWRKMSPQA
- a CDS encoding biopolymer transporter ExbD translates to MSMSTGGEGGALTNEINVTPMIDVLLVLLIIFMLVVPMSRKAIDLQLPDPIETTESTNPPPQIVLEVLAGEKYLVNKEEVPKARLLARLTEIYKARPEKIIFVKGAPKAVKYSQVIYAMDVARGAGVKVIGVSPKDKDPAAP
- a CDS encoding biopolymer transporter ExbD, which gives rise to MSMSSGATRSNIKAEPNVTPMIDVMLVLLIIFMLVIPAISAGFQAIPPQGVNLKPHPEEDRDQVLGIDANGQYFLNKAPIPNAELAQRLKTIYENREDDKLLYVKAHKDLEYGKVLDALDIASKNEVRVTGMITDQQPGTVSLIATDNLLGGGKPAGGKD
- a CDS encoding MotA/TolQ/ExbB proton channel family protein, giving the protein MGLSLIDLWHEMGWFAKGIVFTLLFMSIWSLTVTIKKWWDLKQAQKETRKFAPEFSQFLEEDNLTEAVTLSEKYKKSHVARVLGGALTEIKPLIQDGTVNVGDINSAERAIEREMLMTITDLKRGLGILATVGATAPFVGLLGTTMGIVNAFVGMASSGSGGLSAISAGVAEALITTAFGLIVAIPAVWSYNFFQVKIDNLTAEMTYTSKEMIDYMIKNVSGEFGRSRFTREFNTTATAGSAPISN